From a single Solanum dulcamara chromosome 4, daSolDulc1.2, whole genome shotgun sequence genomic region:
- the LOC129884229 gene encoding uncharacterized protein LOC129884229: MNPPEFNGSKVDEELMELIDKVYWIVEIIGVPPNEKSELAAYQLKRVARVWYEQCVVEKDKEMRSIDWEEFKEQIEEEKLRERSKGFKNSRVDVGGFNPQMSDYGNNGKGQGGQRKCGKTHKEECLAGSNACFKCSKLGRHARDFRGGSVGRHQGQIAYGK, encoded by the exons atgaatccacctgaGTTCAATGGTTCTAAAGTAGATGAGGAACTTATGGAGTTAATTGATAAGGTGTACTGGATTGTGGAAATTAtaggtgtgccaccaaatgaaaAGTCTGAGCTAgcggcctatcaactcaaacgtgtggctcgagtgtggtacgaacaatgtgTTGTTGAGAAGGATAAGGAAATGAGGTCGATtgattgggaagagttcaaag aacaaattgaagaagagaagctgagagagagatcaaaGGGGTTCAAAAATTCTAGAGTGGATGTTGGAGGGTTTAACCCCCAAatgtccgattatggtaacaatggcaaaggccaaggtgggcaacg GAAGTGTGGGAAGACCCATAAAGAGGAGTGCTTGGCGGGCTCAAACGCGTGCTTCAAATGTAGCAAGCTGGGTCGTCATGCTCGGGATTTTAGGGGTGGTAGTGTTGGTAGGcatcaaggccaaattgcttatggaaAATAA